A single Curtobacterium sp. MCJR17_020 DNA region contains:
- a CDS encoding class II fructose-bisphosphate aldolase produces MITDLALTGLLDTARTAHRGVGAFNVVLLEHAEAIVTGAERAGLPVILQISENCVRYHGGLAPITTATQAIARAADVDVLVHLDHIEDPDLVAAGIDLGVDSVMYDGSHLDFTANVTATRDLAVRCHAAGVAIEAELGEVGGKDGVHAPGVRTDPTDAAAFVADTGVDALAVAVGTSHAMQTREASVDRDLVERLRDAVPVPLVLHGSSGLSDDELRGAVQAGMTKINISTHLNGLFTRALRTVLDERPDLVDPRKYVSAGREAISTETARLLTLLHG; encoded by the coding sequence ATGATCACCGACCTCGCCCTGACGGGCCTGCTCGACACCGCCCGCACGGCACACCGCGGCGTCGGCGCGTTCAACGTCGTCCTGCTCGAGCACGCCGAGGCCATCGTCACCGGGGCCGAGCGGGCCGGACTGCCCGTCATCCTGCAGATCAGCGAGAACTGCGTCCGGTACCACGGCGGTCTCGCACCGATCACGACCGCGACCCAGGCGATCGCCCGGGCCGCCGACGTCGACGTCCTGGTCCACCTCGACCACATCGAGGACCCGGACCTCGTCGCCGCCGGCATCGACCTGGGCGTGGACTCCGTCATGTACGACGGCTCGCACCTGGACTTCACGGCGAACGTCACTGCCACCCGTGACCTCGCGGTCCGGTGTCACGCCGCCGGCGTCGCCATCGAGGCCGAACTCGGCGAGGTGGGCGGCAAGGACGGCGTGCACGCTCCGGGTGTCCGCACCGACCCCACCGACGCCGCCGCGTTCGTGGCCGACACCGGGGTGGACGCCCTGGCCGTCGCCGTCGGGACCTCGCACGCGATGCAGACCCGCGAAGCCTCGGTCGACCGCGACCTGGTGGAACGTCTGCGTGACGCTGTGCCGGTCCCGCTGGTCCTGCACGGTTCGTCGGGGCTGTCCGACGACGAACTGCGCGGCGCGGTGCAGGCCGGCATGACGAAGATCAACATCTCGACCCACCTGAACGGCCTGTTCACCCGTGCCCTGCGCACCGTGCTCGACGAGCGGCCCGACCTGGTCGACCCACGGAAGTACGTGTCGGCGGGGCGCGAGGCGATCTCCACCGAGACCGCACGACTGCTCACGCTCCTGCACGGCTGA